A window of Candidatus Poribacteria bacterium contains these coding sequences:
- the cysK gene encoding cysteine synthase A translates to MKIAENLIGLIGNTPLVHLNYLPGPDDATILAKLESYNPGGSIKDRIGYAMIADAEERGLLKPGCTIVEPTAGNTGIGLSIVAIAKGYRVTLTMPENVSREKYTLLASFGAEIILTPEDAGMGGAIWEAEEIISRNPHNFMPNQFENPVNPEIHRQTTAREIMDDIDREIDFFVVGVGTGGTLTGVGEVLKTHQSKTQVVAVEPSISPVLSGGQPGPTRIDGIGAGRIPEVLNVNVIDQVITVSDGEAYRMMRRISQAEGLLVGMSSGANVHAALEVARGLGKDKTVVTILPDTGDRYFSLTQYFESEIGAEAGFE, encoded by the coding sequence ATGAAGATCGCTGAAAACCTCATTGGCCTCATCGGCAATACCCCACTGGTTCATCTAAACTACCTACCCGGTCCAGACGACGCAACAATCTTAGCGAAACTGGAATCGTATAACCCCGGCGGCAGCATCAAAGATCGAATTGGCTATGCCATGATAGCCGACGCCGAAGAACGAGGATTGCTCAAGCCGGGATGCACTATTGTTGAACCGACTGCCGGCAATACGGGAATCGGGCTTTCGATCGTTGCCATTGCAAAAGGATACCGCGTTACTTTGACCATGCCGGAGAACGTCAGCCGGGAAAAATATACACTGCTTGCCTCTTTTGGGGCAGAAATTATACTAACGCCTGAAGACGCTGGGATGGGTGGGGCAATCTGGGAAGCCGAGGAGATCATCTCACGGAATCCACACAACTTTATGCCCAATCAGTTTGAAAATCCGGTGAATCCTGAAATTCATCGACAAACAACGGCACGCGAGATTATGGACGACATTGACCGCGAGATCGACTTTTTTGTCGTTGGCGTCGGTACGGGCGGAACCCTAACAGGTGTCGGAGAAGTCCTCAAAACCCATCAATCCAAGACCCAGGTGGTTGCAGTGGAGCCGAGCATCTCGCCAGTTTTATCCGGCGGTCAGCCGGGCCCAACCCGTATTGATGGCATTGGAGCAGGCAGAATTCCAGAGGTGTTGAACGTAAATGTCATCGATCAGGTGATTACTGTGTCTGACGGGGAGGCTTATCGGATGATGCGGCGGATTTCACAAGCCGAGGGTTTGCTCGTTGGGATGTCGTCAGGAGCAAACGTCCATGCCGCATTAGAAGTCGCACGAGGACTTGGCAAGGATAAAACTGTTGTCACAATTTTGCCGGATACGGGAGACCGTTATTTTAGCCTCACCCAGTATTTTGAATCAGAAATCGGTGCGGAAGCCGGTTTTGAATGA
- a CDS encoding phosphoadenylyl-sulfate reductase, with translation MNELTNQDLINEELCYEIRLLEEPQEILFNLVKHFKERAAIVTSGQLSGMILLHMAYQNKLPFRACTIDTLRLFPETYEFFERVEAHYNIRIERIAPELEAVNRMVTNHGEFLFFDSKQKQEYCCNIRKVQPMQRLLDTLDIWFSGLRRDQSSNRKSTPKAEIIEHNGRPILKVNPLADWPEAQIWEYIHKHDIPVNPLMEPQRYGQYYESLGCVICTTPILPGEPKRAGRWRWQNAPSANEDNKKECGIHYAI, from the coding sequence TTGAATGAGTTAACAAATCAAGATCTGATAAATGAAGAGCTTTGCTACGAGATCCGCTTACTCGAAGAACCACAGGAAATCTTATTCAACCTCGTTAAACATTTTAAGGAACGAGCCGCGATTGTTACTAGTGGGCAATTGTCCGGGATGATTCTACTCCACATGGCTTACCAAAATAAGCTGCCATTTAGAGCCTGTACAATTGACACGCTGCGTCTGTTCCCCGAAACCTATGAATTCTTTGAGCGCGTCGAAGCGCATTACAATATTCGCATTGAAAGGATCGCCCCAGAACTGGAAGCAGTGAATCGAATGGTTACAAATCATGGGGAGTTCCTGTTCTTCGACAGCAAACAGAAACAGGAATATTGCTGTAATATCAGGAAAGTGCAGCCGATGCAGCGATTGTTGGACACATTAGATATCTGGTTTTCCGGGCTTCGACGTGATCAATCTAGTAATCGGAAAAGCACCCCCAAAGCGGAAATCATCGAGCACAACGGGCGTCCTATACTGAAAGTTAATCCCTTGGCAGATTGGCCCGAAGCGCAGATTTGGGAGTACATTCACAAACACGATATCCCCGTGAATCCACTGATGGAGCCACAGAGGTACGGGCAATACTATGAATCGCTTGGATGCGTCATCTGCACAACGCCAATCCTGCCCGGCGAACCAAAAAGAGCAGGACGGTGGCGGTGGCAAAACGCACCGTCAGCCAATGAAGATAATAAGAAAGAATGCGGAATTCACTACGCGATATAA
- a CDS encoding MarR family transcriptional regulator, with amino-acid sequence MSKYAENVMLIMRVMRHAQAAVKSRFVQQVVPKKLTIVQFNALLHLHWYGGESGMTISELGEHLGLAHSTVSGLVDRLERDGWTIRRKCDTDRRQNRIQLTEKSQQLFQDRSESATDFWHQTIGQLTSEEQEELIQSLTRLKQVMDKPVWPSYDQLHPRDPGHVKKRLEAELDELAHAKLTSIGTRFILAQMAEQQNQHELAAYLKQVASEEIRHANRIFELLGHEQSLKAALSDLVRQDRVVLEEILDLVDTAQTANHKESLELLQGIVKDNKRYKRWFSNMFKQID; translated from the coding sequence ATGTCCAAGTACGCTGAAAATGTGATGCTGATCATGCGCGTGATGCGACATGCACAAGCTGCGGTGAAGTCGCGCTTTGTACAGCAGGTTGTACCGAAAAAACTCACGATCGTGCAATTTAACGCTTTACTGCACCTCCATTGGTATGGAGGTGAATCAGGTATGACCATCAGCGAACTCGGAGAACATCTCGGACTCGCTCACAGCACTGTCTCTGGTCTTGTAGACCGCCTAGAGCGCGATGGGTGGACTATTCGTCGTAAATGCGATACGGATCGTCGGCAGAATCGTATACAGTTGACAGAAAAATCACAGCAGCTTTTTCAGGACAGGTCAGAGAGCGCGACTGATTTCTGGCATCAGACAATTGGACAGTTGACTTCTGAAGAACAGGAGGAACTGATCCAAAGTTTGACGCGCTTGAAGCAGGTAATGGACAAACCGGTTTGGCCAAGCTATGACCAACTTCACCCTCGCGATCCGGGGCATGTGAAAAAACGTCTAGAAGCTGAATTGGACGAATTAGCACATGCAAAGTTGACTTCAATTGGTACACGGTTTATCTTGGCACAGATGGCGGAACAGCAAAATCAACATGAACTCGCGGCCTACCTAAAGCAGGTGGCGTCGGAAGAGATTCGCCACGCCAATCGAATCTTTGAACTGCTTGGACATGAACAAAGCCTCAAAGCAGCACTGTCTGATCTGGTTCGCCAAGATCGGGTCGTACTTGAAGAAATACTAGACCTCGTGGATACTGCACAAACTGCGAATCACAAAGAAAGTTTAGAACTGTTGCAGGGAATAGTCAAAGACAATAAGAGATATAAGCGTTGGTTTTCCAATATGTTCAAACAGATAGATTAA
- a CDS encoding RNA polymerase sigma factor: MQEDYEKILPRCVQVFPDDAKLIEQFQQGDESVFDKLVVRYHDRTYRLAQRFVPNSEDALDITQDAFIRAYQGLSDFKRKSQFYSWLYRITVNLCIDFLRKNARRETVNYALESDDLPMMNIADPNLRPPTQAVEDKELLVYLRRAIGQLAPKQREIFILRHWEGLSLKEIASTLGRSSGTVKAHLFHAHRNLRKLLRHYLQA, translated from the coding sequence ATGCAAGAAGATTACGAAAAAATATTACCACGATGTGTACAGGTATTTCCTGATGACGCCAAGTTGATTGAGCAGTTTCAGCAGGGAGATGAATCGGTTTTCGATAAATTGGTGGTACGCTATCATGACCGTACCTACCGACTCGCGCAACGTTTTGTCCCGAATTCCGAAGATGCCCTTGATATTACTCAGGATGCTTTTATCAGAGCCTATCAGGGACTCTCAGATTTCAAGAGAAAATCTCAGTTTTATAGCTGGCTTTATCGCATTACGGTCAACCTTTGCATCGATTTCTTGCGTAAGAACGCGCGCCGCGAAACGGTGAATTATGCGTTGGAATCTGATGATCTCCCGATGATGAATATCGCGGACCCTAATCTGAGACCTCCAACGCAAGCAGTTGAGGACAAAGAGCTATTGGTCTATCTCCGACGGGCAATAGGGCAACTGGCTCCCAAACAGCGTGAGATTTTCATCCTTCGCCACTGGGAGGGCCTTTCGCTCAAAGAGATTGCCAGTACGTTGGGACGTTCAAGCGGCACGGTGAAGGCGCATCTCTTCCATGCACACCGTAACCTGAGAAAGCTGCTTCGTCACTATCTTCAGGCGTAA
- a CDS encoding DUF2088 domain-containing protein, whose amino-acid sequence MKYLTYSGNHLINAKLPDNSEIYYPQPAKPGVGRAEIPEQLKKAVENPLGMPPLKEQVNGNSKILIAFDNNCQPFPMTKKPDMRQIMLETLLPMLYSYGVAKNNIQLICAGGLHRKMKTHELAYMLGRKLMNEFYPYQLRNFDAEDRDNIVDLGKTGKNETVEVERAVVESDLVIYVDTVQIPLNGGHKSVAVGMGTYNSIAPHHSPHMTVESPHVMQPGGSNMHDCIERMSRVIQNHSQIMVIEAAMNNQIYPTGFRQLGKSNAQCNGFEKILKTLTPPALSLLPEALRYKIFKGIRTDYEPIEINAGTIDDVHSKTLEAMQNQLMIDVPKQFSTLVFGLPDMSPYAIGARINPVLVVSDILGYVFNWFYNRPLIKEGGVVIILNPTFEVFHEEYHVAYKKFFDEVLTETTEPFEMQNQFQEQYAHDPYLIDCYRNKFAYHGFHPFTVWYWATYALKYLSKVILVGPNDDRVAKRLGVNWAKNLEDALGVAKEISGEDDVVALTMPPFLYVNVQ is encoded by the coding sequence ATGAAATATTTGACCTACTCTGGCAATCATCTGATTAACGCAAAATTGCCTGATAACTCGGAAATCTACTATCCACAACCGGCAAAACCGGGGGTGGGACGCGCCGAAATTCCAGAGCAGCTCAAAAAGGCTGTGGAAAATCCGCTGGGAATGCCTCCCCTGAAGGAACAGGTCAACGGAAACAGTAAGATTCTGATCGCTTTCGATAATAACTGTCAGCCCTTTCCAATGACAAAAAAACCTGATATGCGCCAGATTATGCTCGAAACATTGCTGCCTATGCTCTACTCCTACGGAGTTGCGAAGAACAATATACAGCTAATTTGTGCCGGTGGACTTCATCGTAAAATGAAGACGCACGAGTTGGCATACATGTTAGGTCGCAAACTTATGAACGAGTTTTATCCATATCAGTTGAGAAACTTTGATGCGGAAGATCGTGATAATATCGTCGATTTAGGCAAGACGGGCAAAAACGAAACCGTTGAGGTCGAACGTGCCGTTGTGGAAAGTGATCTAGTAATCTATGTTGACACTGTCCAAATCCCCCTTAACGGTGGTCACAAGTCGGTCGCCGTTGGAATGGGGACGTATAACTCAATCGCCCCACACCACTCCCCACACATGACTGTGGAGAGTCCACATGTTATGCAACCTGGGGGGTCAAACATGCACGATTGTATTGAGCGGATGAGCCGAGTTATTCAGAATCATAGTCAAATCATGGTTATAGAAGCTGCCATGAACAACCAAATCTATCCCACAGGTTTTCGCCAGTTGGGTAAGTCGAACGCGCAATGCAACGGTTTTGAAAAAATACTAAAAACATTGACACCACCTGCACTATCCCTGCTGCCGGAGGCTTTACGGTACAAAATCTTCAAAGGCATCCGAACCGATTATGAGCCGATTGAGATTAACGCCGGCACCATTGATGATGTTCATTCCAAAACCCTTGAAGCGATGCAAAATCAGTTGATGATCGACGTTCCGAAACAGTTCAGCACTTTGGTTTTTGGATTGCCCGATATGAGCCCGTATGCTATCGGTGCCCGAATTAATCCCGTTTTGGTTGTCAGCGACATATTGGGGTACGTTTTCAACTGGTTTTATAACAGACCGCTGATTAAAGAGGGTGGTGTCGTGATTATCTTGAATCCAACCTTTGAAGTCTTCCACGAAGAATACCACGTCGCCTACAAGAAATTCTTCGACGAAGTTCTCACTGAGACCACCGAACCTTTTGAAATGCAAAATCAATTTCAAGAGCAATACGCCCATGACCCTTATTTGATAGATTGCTATCGCAACAAGTTCGCGTATCACGGATTTCATCCTTTCACCGTCTGGTATTGGGCGACCTATGCGCTGAAATACCTGTCCAAAGTCATTTTGGTTGGCCCCAACGATGACCGCGTTGCCAAGAGGTTAGGCGTAAATTGGGCAAAAAATTTAGAGGACGCACTGGGAGTAGCGAAGGAGATTTCCGGCGAAGATGATGTTGTCGCTTTGACGATGCCGCCATTTCTTTATGTCAATGTTCAATGA
- a CDS encoding AAA family ATPase, with amino-acid sequence MSHQGVNKKIPTIEEIQKEFEDFVKRKYGGTVNFTMSQARPDTATPDETSTSDPEEKTFDLKFDLKPKEVKQYLDRYIIKQDDAKKALAIAVCDHYNHVREVHENPKVADTDYSKQNVVMLGPTGVGKTYLIRYIAKLIGVPFVKADATRFSETGYVGANVDDMIRDLVTQADDDIELAQYGIIYLDEVDKIATPPNIIGRDVSGRGVQIGLLKLMEETEVDLRAGYDAASQMQAMMEFQQKGKIEKHIINTRHILFIISGAFNGLREIINKRMNQSNIGFNATVKSQTELEDPFQFVTPQDFIEFGFEPELIGRLPVHVICQNLSADDLYHILKHSEGSIVRQYERAFGSYGIEVLFSDAGLHQIAEQAYAQETGARALMTVCEKTLREYKFELPSSSIREFVVTEMVVEDPVGELQRILEDADYNRQIVMRERVRRYEEGFQIEHQMQIQFDDEATELLCQRAIDQGRAPKEICEELLQSYQHGLNLIKQNTGQSVFTFTEAVVDNPDIMLERWIRDSYAAKSKEEGKTAEKDL; translated from the coding sequence ATGTCCCACCAAGGAGTCAACAAAAAAATACCGACCATTGAGGAAATTCAGAAGGAGTTTGAGGATTTCGTTAAACGGAAATACGGGGGTACTGTCAACTTTACGATGTCGCAGGCGAGGCCAGATACAGCTACACCTGACGAGACAAGTACCTCCGACCCCGAAGAAAAGACGTTCGATCTGAAATTTGACCTCAAACCGAAGGAAGTTAAGCAGTATCTCGACCGTTATATCATCAAACAGGATGATGCGAAGAAAGCCTTAGCGATTGCTGTCTGCGATCATTACAATCATGTGCGCGAGGTGCACGAAAATCCAAAAGTTGCCGATACCGATTATTCGAAGCAGAATGTCGTCATGCTCGGACCGACAGGTGTCGGTAAAACCTATCTGATTCGTTATATCGCCAAGTTGATTGGTGTGCCGTTCGTCAAAGCGGACGCCACCCGGTTTAGTGAAACCGGCTACGTCGGTGCAAATGTCGATGACATGATCCGGGACCTAGTAACACAGGCAGACGACGATATTGAACTTGCACAATACGGTATTATTTACCTCGACGAAGTGGACAAAATTGCGACGCCACCGAACATCATCGGACGTGATGTCAGCGGACGAGGGGTGCAGATTGGTCTCCTCAAACTGATGGAGGAAACAGAGGTCGATCTCCGCGCTGGTTACGATGCAGCTTCTCAGATGCAAGCCATGATGGAGTTTCAACAGAAAGGCAAGATTGAAAAGCACATCATCAATACGCGTCACATCTTGTTCATTATTAGTGGGGCATTTAACGGTTTGAGGGAGATTATCAACAAACGGATGAATCAGAGCAATATTGGCTTTAATGCAACGGTGAAAAGCCAAACAGAGTTGGAGGATCCCTTTCAGTTTGTTACACCGCAAGATTTCATAGAGTTCGGATTTGAGCCCGAATTAATCGGCCGCCTTCCTGTTCATGTTATATGCCAAAACCTTTCCGCTGATGATCTCTACCATATTCTGAAACATTCCGAGGGGTCAATCGTCCGTCAGTATGAAAGGGCGTTCGGGTCGTATGGGATTGAAGTGCTGTTTTCGGATGCAGGACTCCATCAGATTGCTGAGCAAGCGTACGCCCAAGAAACGGGAGCGCGTGCGTTAATGACGGTCTGTGAAAAAACGCTACGCGAATATAAGTTTGAGCTGCCGTCCTCTAGTATCCGAGAGTTCGTTGTAACGGAAATGGTCGTTGAGGATCCGGTAGGTGAGCTGCAACGGATTCTGGAAGACGCCGACTACAACCGCCAAATTGTAATGCGTGAGCGAGTTCGCCGGTACGAAGAGGGTTTCCAAATCGAACATCAGATGCAAATCCAGTTTGATGACGAAGCGACAGAACTCTTATGCCAAAGGGCGATTGACCAGGGCCGAGCGCCAAAGGAGATCTGTGAAGAGCTGTTGCAGAGTTACCAACACGGTCTGAACCTTATCAAACAAAATACTGGGCAGTCTGTGTTCACCTTTACTGAAGCGGTGGTGGACAATCCAGATATTATGCTTGAGCGCTGGATCCGCGACTCCTACGCTGCAAAATCGAAAGAAGAAGGAAAAACAGCCGAAAAGGATCTCTGA
- a CDS encoding MoaD/ThiS family protein codes for MAVTVRIPTPLRRLTQNQPEVEAEGNTIESLIENLEANYPGIKERICDESGNIRRFVNIYLNDEDIRFLDGNATAVKDGDEISVIPAIAGGSSDDGRD; via the coding sequence ATGGCTGTTACCGTACGTATTCCGACCCCTCTCAGAAGACTCACGCAAAATCAGCCGGAGGTTGAAGCAGAGGGAAACACTATTGAGAGCCTTATCGAAAACCTTGAGGCAAACTATCCGGGAATTAAAGAACGCATCTGTGATGAATCCGGTAATATTCGCCGTTTTGTTAATATTTATCTCAACGACGAAGATATTCGATTTTTAGATGGCAATGCAACGGCAGTTAAGGATGGCGACGAAATCTCAGTCATCCCGGCAATCGCAGGCGGTTCGTCAGATGATGGAAGAGACTGA